A stretch of DNA from Nonlabens ponticola:
ATCCCATTGACCTATACATGGTCCACAGGCATTTGTGAAAATAGTTGCATCCAGATCTTCAAAGATCTTTAAAATCCCATCACGCTCTGCAGTGAATCGTATTTGCTCTGATCCTGGATTGATTCCAAAATCTGATTTTGGCTTAATATTCTTCTTCACGGCTTGCTCTGCAATAGAAGCTGCACGAGTTAGATCCTCATAACTAGAGTTGGTACATGAACCGATTAGACCCCAATCAACCTTGATTGGCCAGTCGTTTTTCTTTGCTTTCTCACCTAATTGACCTACTGGAGTTGCCAGATCTGGAGTAAAGGGTCCATTTAAGTGTGGTACCAATTCATCAAGATTGATTTCAATCACTTGATCAAAATATTGCTCTGGATTTGCGTACACCTCATCATCTGCCGTTAGGTATTCTGCAATCTTATCTGCCTCATCAGCGATGTCTGATCTATCGGTAGCTCTTAGGTAACGAGACATGGACTCGTCATACCCAAAGGTTGAAGTCGTTGCTCCAACTTCTGCACCCATGTTACAAATAGTTCCTTTTCCTGTACAGGAAAGATTTTTTGCACCATCACCAAAGTATTCTATAATCGCACCAGTACCACCTTTTACAGTCAAGATACCAGCAACTTTAAGGATCACATCCTTGGCACTTGTCCAGCCGTTTATTTTACCTGTTAGTTTAACACCAATCAGTTTAGGGAACTTCAATTCCCATGGCATACCAGCCATCACGTCAACGGCATCTGCACCACCTACACCTACAGCAACCATTCCTAGACCACCAGCGTTAACCGTGTGTGAGTCAGTACCTATCATCATACCACCTGGGAATGCATAGTTCTCAAGCACTACCTGGTGAATAATTCCTGCACCTGGCTTCCAGAATCCAATACCGTATTTATTTGATACAGACCCTAAAAAGTCAAACACCTCATTACTCACATCGTTTGCACGTGCAAGATCCTTGGCAGCACCTTGCTTTGCCTGGATCAAGTGATCACAGTGTACAGTTGTTGGTACTGCTACTTTATCCTTACCAGCCTGCATGAACTGCAACAACGCCATTTGCGCGGTTGCGTCTTGGCAAGCAATACGGTCTGGCGCAAAATCAACATAATCCTTACCTCTAGTAAAAGCCGTTTGTGCCTTACCATCCCAAAGGTGTGAATAGAGTATTTTTTCAGAAAGTGTGAGTGGTTTCCCAAGAAGCTCACGAGCTTTGTCCACGCGCTCTGGCATGGTCTCATACACTTTCTTGATCATGTCAATATCAAAAGCCATATATATGTTTTATTAGTTGTTTCTTCTACGCGCGAATTTACGAAATCATAAGCCTATTTGAAAATCAAGAGCAATCTTGCCAAAGTCTTGCAGATAATTAGGAAAGTAACAATTATCACTGCGATAAATTCAAGAATCCATAGGTGTTATTCCCAATAAATTATGAGATTGGCAATCTAATGTTTAGTAGTATTTGAGATTACGCTTTCGCGAAAGCGTAATAATCACCATCTAGACTGCTATAATTAAAAATCCAGAGAAAATTCTGAACTATAATATCTGAGCGATCAAGCTATCCTCAGTGTGTCCTTCAGCCTCGGCTTTGTAGTTTTTGATGATGCGATGGCGCAGAATTCCAGTGGCGACAGCCTTTACATCTTCAATATCCGGGCTGTATTTTCCATGGATAGCTGCATGAGTTTTGGCTGCCAAAATCAGGTTTTGCGACGCACGTGGTCCGGCGCCCCAATCAATGTATTCCTTGATAATATCTGGAGTCGTATCAGCCTTAGGTCTGGTTTTGCCTACCAATTTTACCGCATACTCAATCACATTATCAGCTACGGGAATGCGACGTACCAACTGCTGTAAGTCAACAATTTCCTGGGCACTAAAAAGCGGATTAACCTGTACTTTCTTATCCGTTGTGGTGGATTTTACTACATCAATCTCTTCTTGATAAGTAGGATATTCTAGATTGATGGCAAACATGAATCGATCCAGCTGCGCTTCTGGCAACGGGTAGGTTCCTTCTTGCTCAATAGGATTTTGTGTCGCAAGAACAAAATAAGGATTTGCCAGTTTGTATTGCTGTCCAGCAACGGTGACTGATCGTTCTTG
This window harbors:
- a CDS encoding aconitate hydratase produces the protein MAFDIDMIKKVYETMPERVDKARELLGKPLTLSEKILYSHLWDGKAQTAFTRGKDYVDFAPDRIACQDATAQMALLQFMQAGKDKVAVPTTVHCDHLIQAKQGAAKDLARANDVSNEVFDFLGSVSNKYGIGFWKPGAGIIHQVVLENYAFPGGMMIGTDSHTVNAGGLGMVAVGVGGADAVDVMAGMPWELKFPKLIGVKLTGKINGWTSAKDVILKVAGILTVKGGTGAIIEYFGDGAKNLSCTGKGTICNMGAEVGATTSTFGYDESMSRYLRATDRSDIADEADKIAEYLTADDEVYANPEQYFDQVIEINLDELVPHLNGPFTPDLATPVGQLGEKAKKNDWPIKVDWGLIGSCTNSSYEDLTRAASIAEQAVKKNIKPKSDFGINPGSEQIRFTAERDGILKIFEDLDATIFTNACGPCIGQWDRSDLKGDEKNTIVHSFNRNFSKRADGNPNTHAFVGSPEMVAAIAISGKLDFNPMTDKLINEDGEEVMLEEPSGIELPPKGFEVEDAGFVAPVEDGSHVEVKVAEDSDRLQLLTPFEPWDGGNLMGAKLLIKAFGKCTTDHISMAGPWLKYRGHLDNISNNCLIGAVNAYNKQTNLVKSQIDGEYDAVPKTQRAYKAAGIPTVVVGDHNYGEGSSREHAAMEPRHLGVYVVIVKSFARIHETNLKKQGMLGVTFANEADYDLIQEDDTFNFVDLENFAPDTPLTVEIVHKDGSKDTIKVNHTYNDAQIKWYRKGSALNLIKEENAA
- a CDS encoding AAA family ATPase — translated: MSDVTAIDNLVVRHKQLKQEIAKIIIGQDQVVDQILISIFSGGHALLIGVPGLAKTLMVNTISQVLGLDFKRIQFTPDLMPSDILGSEILDESRNFKFIKGPVFSNIVLADEINRTPPKTQAALLEAMQERSVTVAGQQYKLANPYFVLATQNPIEQEGTYPLPEAQLDRFMFAINLEYPTYQEEIDVVKSTTTDKKVQVNPLFSAQEIVDLQQLVRRIPVADNVIEYAVKLVGKTRPKADTTPDIIKEYIDWGAGPRASQNLILAAKTHAAIHGKYSPDIEDVKAVATGILRHRIIKNYKAEAEGHTEDSLIAQIL